The following proteins are co-located in the Cutaneotrichosporon cavernicola HIS019 DNA, chromosome: 3 genome:
- the PMT1 gene encoding uncharacterized protein (MIR domain): MSLSAPQQRRPLSGGRESPPRESDADTKLRLRDQSQPGVAFGGRRGARAGAMLGLRRREWIILGAVCVVASFVRLWNLAHPSSVVFDEVHFGGFAAKYIRRRYFMDVHPPLAKLLVTLSSWIGGFDGQFDFKDIGKDYLEPKVPYMVMRSFPALFGLALVPLTFLTLISLRLSLATAILGAFLVTFENALITQSRLILLDSYLIFFTALTIFFWVRFSNDDSEGRAFTRSWWRNLALSGAALGAVASCKWVGLFTIATVGLGTIRQLWLLLGNLKVTPRMWARHFAARTLCLIILPISIYMFTFMIHFWILDQSGDGDGFMSSEFQHTLDGHGMEDTFADVGFGSLVTIRHVNTQGGYLHSHAHAYPGGSQQQQITLYPHKDENNVWRIVNASEPNGPVSYDWDQLPLEYVLSGSKIRLEHAQSDKRLHSHDVRPPISEVEFQNEVSGYGFPGFAGDANDDFVVEIAKETRGKDRQARHRLRTLRTHFRLRHAMTGCYLFSHKVKLPEWGFEQQEVTCNKNPTWENSLWYIETNVHPQLGPAAERVNYVKPGFVSKFLELQGVMWRTNAGLTDRHAYDSRPHHWPWLRRGINFWVKDHRQVYLVGNPVIWWSSTVAIGLYLAFRGLLILRAKRGYRDLYHAKTAFYDEVCSFLVMGWALHYLPFFLMQRQLFLHHYLPALWFAILVFCAVFDYFTSRIRPRVRFQLAIVVIVLALWSWHYFSPLAYAKPWTKRKCEDAKWLKTWDFSCSDFRDQMHQYYDQSAVHKPLHSVYLDQDSHTTLLEEAPEPIKNVFDAGDAAAQEEKTIGMAGPNNDVKMLQSTAAAGAVPNGGEQQAQGDVRVPVGIDAGALEVTDKAHDEGGWHGGANEGAPKETEEAQASAPVGVKVDVPEMDLDADAKRLADEALQAAE; the protein is encoded by the exons ATGTCCCTCTCCGCACCGCAGCAAAGGCGGCCTCTCAGTGGAGGCCGCGAATCGCCCCCCAGAGAGTCGGACGCAGACACAAAGCTCCGGCTTCGTGACCAGTCTCAACCGGGGGTTGCGTTTGGCGGGCGCCGTGGCGCCCGGGCCGGCGCAATGCTCGGTCTGCGCAGGCGCGAGTGGAtcatcctcggcgcagTTTGTGTCGTGGCTAGCTTTGTGCGGCTTTGGAACCTCGCGCACCCGAGCTCTGTAGT cttTGACGAAGTCCACTTTGGCGGCTTTGCTGCAAAGTACATTCGCCGCCGCTACTTTATGGACGTCCACCCGCCGCTGGCAAAGCTCCTAGTCACTCTGTCCAGCTGGATCGGAGGCTTCGACGGCCAGTTCGACTTCAAGGATATTGGCAA GGACTACCTCGAGCCCAAGGTCCCGTACATGGTTATGCGCTCGTTCCCGGCCCTCTTTGGCCTCGCTCTTGTCCCACTCACGTTCCTTACGCTTATTTCCCTCCGCCTGTCGCTCGCAACCGCGATCCTCGGCGCGTTCCTCGTGACATTCGAGAACGCGCTCATCACCCAGTCGCGCCTTATTCTCCTCGACTCGTACCTCATATTCTTCACCGCGCTCACCATCTTCTTCTGGGTGCGCTTCTCAAacgacgactcggaggGCCGCGCATTCACGCGCTCGTGGTGGCGCAACCTCGCGCTCTCGGGCGCGGCACTCGGTGCTGTCGCGAGCTGCAAGTGGGTCGGACTGTTCACGATTGCGAccgtcggccttggcacAATCCGCCAGTTAtggctcctcctcggtaATCTCAAGGTTACGCCGCGCATGTGGGCTCGTCACTTTGCCGCGCGCACCCTGTgcctcatcatcctcccCATCTCGATCTACATGTTCACGTTCATGATCCACTTCTGGATCCTCGACCAGTCGGGCGACGGTGACGGGTTCATGAGCTCCGAGTTCCAGCACACGCTCGACGGGCACGGCATGGAAGACACGTTTGCCGATGTCGGGTTCGGCTCGCTGGTGACTATCCGGCACGTCAACACGCAGGGCGGGTACCTCCACTCGCACGCGCACGCATACCCCGGTGGCTCGCAGCAGCAACAAATCACGCTGTATCCCCACAAGGACGAGAACAACGTCTGGCGCATCGTCAACGCTTCGGAGCCCAACGGGCCAGTGAGCTACGACTGGGACCAGCTGCCGCTCGAGTACGTGCTGTCTGGTAGCAAGATCCGCCTTGAGCACGCCCAGTCCGACAAACGCCTTCACTCACACGACGTGCGCCCGCCCATTTCCGAGGTCGAGTTCCAGAATGAGGTCTCGGGCTACGGCTTCCCTGGCTTCGCGGGCGACGCAAACGATGACTTTGTCGTTGAGATTGCCAAGGAGACGCGCGGCAAGGACCGCCAGGcgcgccaccgcctccGCACGCTCCGCACCCActtccgcctccgccacgCCATGACCGGCTGCTACCTCTTCTCGCACAAGGTCAAGCTCCCAGAGTGGGGCTTTGAGCAGCAGGAGGTGACGTGCAACAAGAACCCGACGTGGGAAAACTCGTTGTGGTACATCGAGACGAACGTGCACCCGCAGC TGggccccgccgccgagagGGTCAACTACGTCAAGCCCGGATTCGTGAGCAagttcctcgagctccaggGCGTCATGTGGCGCACCAACGCCGGCCTCACCGACCGCCACGCGTATGACTCGCGGCCGCACCACTGGCCCTGGCTGCGCCGCGGCATCAACTTCTGGGTCAAGGACCACCGCCAGGTCTATCTCGTTGGCAACCCGGTCATCTGGTGGAGCTCGACTGTCGCTATTGGCCTCTACCTCGCCTTCCGCGGGTTGCTGATCCTCCGCGCCAAGCGTGGCTACCGCGACCTCTACCACG ccaAGACTGCCTTTTATGACGAGGTGTGCAGCTTCCTGGTCATGGGCTGGGCACTGCACTACCTGCCCTTCTTCCTCATGCAGCGCCAGCTCTTCCTGCACCACTACCTACCGGCACTGTGGTTTGCGATTCTCGTATTCTGTGCCGTGTTCGACTACTTTACCTCGCGTATCCGCCCGCGTGTACGCTTCCAGCTCGCGATTGTTGTCATTGTCCTCGCGCTCTGGTCGTGGCACTACTtctcgccgctcgcgtACGCCAAGCCCTGGACCAAGCGCAAGTGCGAGGACGCCAAGTGGCTCAAGACCTGGGACTTTAGCTG CTCCGACTTCCGTGACCAGATGCACCAGTACTACGACCAGAGCGCAGTGCACAAGCCCTTGCACTCGGTCTACCTCGACCAGGACTCGCACACAActctgctcgaggaggcacCCGAGCCGATCAAGAACGTCTTTGACGCGGGTGATGCTGCTGcgcaggaggagaagacgatTGGCATGGCCGGCCCAAACAACGACGTCAAGATGTTGCAGAGCACCGCTGCGGCGGGCGCCGTCCCCAACGGGGGCgagcagcaggcgcaggGCGACGTGCGCGTGCCGGTCGGCATTGACGCtggcgccctcgaggtcaCGGACAAGGCgcacgacgagggcggctggcacggcggcgccaacgagggcgcgcccaaggagacggaggaggccCAGGCGTCTGCTCCCGTCGGtgtcaaggtcgacgtgCCGGAGATGGAccttgacgccgacgcTAAGCGGTTGGCCGACGAGGCTTTGCAGGCGGCCGAGTAG